The sequence below is a genomic window from Pygocentrus nattereri isolate fPygNat1 chromosome 16, fPygNat1.pri, whole genome shotgun sequence.
GTGGTTCTCCTCGTACTTCTCGATGAAGTAGCACTCGTCGTTCAGCGTGGACTGCAACACAACACAAGAGGAGCTGTGACTGAAACGTTTTATTGAAAACTTGGGAAACCTTGGAAACACAGTGGGCTAATGAAACAAAAATTCATTAAAGTTTGAACACTGTAGGTTGCATCACTCACAGGCCTGGTATGTTTACTGGAACTTGCTTGCTAGCTTTATTTTAAGGTTGTGAAGGACCCACCCAGACGGGATCACGCATATGCCACGTGTCTGATactgtgggagttgaagacaaCACTGATTTCACTCACCGCACCATAAAGTTTCCCACTTTTGTCCATGGCCAGGTAACGTCCAGTCTCATGCCCTTTGATGACCACCACACCTACACTCACAGATTTCACCTTTAGAACAGCTGCAGTGAgtaagaaagagacaaaaagagatcATGATCAGAGGTGAAAGCTGGTAGTTAAATGCTGCCAAGTGCTATCAGTCAGTTCACTGCCTGTCTGCATGTCTCTGCTTTTAGGTAAgactgaattattattattattattattattattattattaaaaacattaatgacATACAAACTCGTATTTACTATTTAACAAAAtagtatttaatgtgtttttttctggtgTAAGTAAATGTGTGAACATACCAAACACtagacataaacaaaaacaacaacaacaacaacaatactaATGTTGATGACAATAATAGAACTACTACCAACATTATAACGACAATCACAGTAATAATAATCGAGATGATGACAATAgaaatattactattactgatactatataataataataacaatactactacgactaataatagcaataataaactGTAGCTGTAGGTGTTCTCTATAGGACAGTGTGAACACTAAAGCAGTGGGTAGAGAGAGTGTGATGTTCTCTTACTGTGCACGTCGTTGTGGTGCCTGCTGCCGTCCACCGCTCCGCTGGGCAGGACCCTCAGGTGATGCCCCTCGTTTTTGCAGTAGAGTCTCTTCAGCGGGCTGGAGGCGGGTTGGCTCTGCTCCACATTCAGCACGGTAACGTGGCCCTCTGACATTGTGTCCGCAGGTCCGGACTGAGCTCTGTCCGGCCCCGTCCAGCCGCCCTGGATGTGAAACAGCGCGGTCAGACTGAGCTTCAGCTCATTCCATGCAGCTTTACCAATAGCCACGCCCACTGCGCGTACCTCGCCCCGCCCACTCCAAATGACGCAGTCAGACATGTGCACCTCGTGTGAGGGGTCACCGAGCAGCCAGGCGCGCGGCCAAATACAGACAGTTTAGGACTTGcaagaagaaaaacaagctcATTTTAAACTGCCCACTGTCTGGAAACGGCATCTTTCCCTAATCAATCGCCTTTTTTCTTATGAGAAAATATGCGCAATAAAGTAGTTCCTGTGTGTTTTCAAGACACTTCACTACAAACACTTACCTTCTATTATagcaccggccactttattagaaacaccttttACTCGCtgcccactttatcagaaacacttacctacaacctcccctcactggccactttatcagaaacacttacctaCAACCTCCcctcactgcccactttatcagaaacacttacctacaacctcccctcactggccactttatcagaaacacttacctacaacctcccctcactggccactttatcagaaacacttacctacaacctcccctcactggccactttatcagaaacacttacctaCAACCTCCcctcactgcccactttatcagaaacacttacctacaacctcccctcactggccactttatcagaaacacttacctaCAACCTCCcctcactgcccactttatcagaaacacttacctacaacctcccctcactggccactttatcagaaacacttacctacaacctcccctcactggccactttatcagaaacacttacctacaacctcccctcactggccactttatcagaaacacttacctacaacctcccctcactggccactttatcagaaacacttacctaCAACCTCCcctcactgcccactttatcagaaacacttacctacaacctcccctcactggccactttatcagaaacacttacctacaacctcccctcactggccactttatcagaaacacttacctacaacctcccctcactggccactttatcagaaacacttacctacaacctcccctcactggccactttatcagaaacacttacctaCTAtctcccctcactggccactttatcagaagcAGCTTCTGCTTCCaaacactggccattttattagaatcGCATTCTCATAGATCCTCTAAGTTTACAAATTCAGACTGTATTCTGCTGAAACAATGACACAAAAAAGTCAACATTATAGGCTttgctaaataaataagtaaataatagaAATGATCCACTTTACCAAATATCACTTTTGATTCATTGATTAGTTTCTTttgaaatgatgtcacaaaaaccaacctATTCACGTATGTGCCCCCAAACCTTCAGAAACAGCCTTCCCTTTCATCATTGATCAGTTTATGACAACAGAAATGCTGTTGATATGATTTTGCTGATATTGGGATGGTGACATGGAAGTGTGTATTAGGTGCATCAAGCACAGCTGTTTTCCACATTCCACATGTTAATTAAGAGTGGTCAGCCAAGAGTGAGTCTGTGGTCAGAAGCTGATAAGAATCTAGAGAATAGCTAACACCAGCAAGGTGAAGATCAGTGTTTCTTACAATGTGGCCAGTGAACTTAAACATGATTAGATCTAATAtggtatgtatatatatatatatatatatatatatatatatatattcatgcaaatataaaatatttctggAACATAGGAGTCCACAAGTGCATAAGCAGCCTCTGAGCTAACGGACTGCACCAAGAGGCTCATCTAGTTTCACTATGGAAATGAGTCACCATAATCATGTTCCTGGAACTCATTCTTTAGGCTGCTGTCACTAAAACTGTCCTGCTTGGTTTGAACAGTAGTCGTGGTAAGTGGTCCCCTCTTATCATTCACATCTCCGGCCTCAGCTTCACATCCGGAATGTCTTGGAAAGCCATCTGGCCTCAAGGCTCGGAAAAGTGGAAGTgagtgagatggagagaaaaaaatcccacagaaGGAATGTGAGGCCTTCCCACATGGAAGCAAGTTTCCATGCAGCCACAGCAGAGAGACACTTAGTTACTGGAAATGGAGCTCTAGTGCCAGACAGAGCTGAGAGAACATGGAGTGGTGAAAATGAAGCCTGTCGGATGGGTGCAAATGGATCTGGGAGACTTACCTGTGACAACAGTCCCAGTGTGTCTCGCATCGCCTCTGGAACAGGCTTTGTTTAATCCCTGGTGATTGAATGATGGACGCTCTGCTGGCCGGTGGTCTCTCTTGGGTAAAGTGGATGCAGTTGTGACTCCAGTCCTCCAGTGGCTCTGCTTTTGTATGCACTGAGACAGTGGAAGCGTCACTGGATCTGTTCCTATGGGGCGTCGTCAGCTCTAAATTTACACTGGCTCGctcagcgtgtgtgtgttcgGGAAAGGAGCCTGCGTAACACTCTCTCATTTAGATTCTCTAGAAGAGAGGCATAACTGTAAATGACCTACACAAATTCTTCAGTTTTATATACTTGCTTTTGTAATGAAGGCCTAGAGGCTTCAGTCAGCTACTTACTCATGTTCTGTAACTCTGTAATTCTGTAACAGATTGTCTTTCACATCAGAGACGGGTGAAAACCAGTGGGAATAGATAGCAATAACTCTCTCGTTAATATGTTACATATCTGATTACATGTTTTTGTATAAGCCTGATTTTGTTTGCTTAATGAAGTCGATAAAAGGTGAAAGTTAAAagaactgtttcattttaatttattagaTTATAAGACTATAAGACTTATAATTTCTataatttctgtataatttcaATATTGTAATACATGTAAGAGtaagatttatttgtataatAATTGTGATAGAAACTAGAGTTTATGCTGTTTACAAACCAAATGTAGCCAATGTTTAACAAGTAGGCCACCTTCAGGGACTTTTAGGCCTAATAAGTtttgtacatacacacacacacacacacacacacacacacacacacacacacacacatggacacacacacattatctgaACCATtcatccttctgggttgcggagTGGGGTgggcaggagcctatcccatttgtcattgggcagaaggcatgaaccatcctggacaggtcataatttttgtaaaataattaatataatcaccactgcatattaaAACTTAACACATaaatattgtaattatattCTTATATCATTGTTAGTTTTAAGTTGGAAACTTAACTTAAGTTGGATTTGATAGAAAATTGTCCAAACAGCTCGgcaagtatttttttattttttatttttttcccttgtgGCATCTAGGTGGATAtagccaagtgagctctcccattggttaggacttcaggagctgaactgaaggcctaatgttTCAGATTAACCACTAAAATAACTAGGAGCAGACAGttgaatcaaccaatcacagctTGAATTACAACATGTGGAACCAATGTTATAAGAAAAAATATCACTCTAGGCCTTTTCAAAGTTCTCAATATAAAACTGACTGCAAATAGTCTAACCGGGTTTGAGTCAGTTTTTAGAAATGGATAACACTCCCAAACGTGGAATGTctttacaagcttcaaaataTCCAGTTTAATCTAGAATAGTTCATGtccagggcggcacggtggtgtggtgggtagcactgtcgcctcacagcgaggagggcctgggttcgattccccagccgggtgcctggggtcctttctgtgtggagtttgcatgttctccccgtgtctgcgtgggtttcctctgggttctccggtttcctcccggaaaaagacatgcagtcaggccagttggacatgctaaattgcccctaggtgtgagtgtgtgagtgactgtctgtgtctgtgtgtctgccctgcgatggactggcgacctgtccagggtgtatcctgccttccgcccgaagactgctgggataggctccagctccccccgcgaccctgacggagaagcggcttagaaaatggatggatggatgggtggaaattgcccctaggtgtgagtgactgtctgtgtctgtctgtctgccttgcgatggactggcgacctgtccagggtgtgtcctgccttccgcccgaggactgctgggataggctccagcatcccccctgatggagaagcggcttggaaaatggatggatggatggatggatggatggatggatggatagttcaTGTCCATGTGAATTGGCATTAGCTTAGCAATAATATACTCTTAGAATCCTACAAGGGCACTAGTAGAAATGAatggagtggatcagacacagcagtgctgctcagtTGGACTGcccctgctggactgagaatagtccaccaaccaaaaatatccagccaacagcatcctgtgggcagcgtcctgcgagcactgatgaaggactagaagatcatcaacacaaactgcagcagaggagctatcgtctctgactttacatctgcaaggtggactgacaaggtaggagtgtctaatagagtggacagtgagtggacacagtgtttaaaaattccagcagcaaacactaacacaccaccatcacgtcagtgttactgcagtgctgggaatgatccaccactcaaatagtacctgctctatgagggtccatgggggtcctgaccactgaagaccaGGGTAAATGGGAGCAAAcaaaagcatgcagagaaacagacactacagactgtaattgtagaactacagagtgcacctgtatagtaagtggagctgataaaatgggcaatgagtgtagaaacaagcaggtggtcataatgttatacctgatcgATGTATATATTCAGCATCTCTCTTTGAAACATTTCTATAAGGAATTCACTCAGGGCCATTCAGGGAAAATAGACAAAACTGATGAATGTCAGTCAGGAAATCATGTTTTGTTAGCTCAGTCCCAAATAGCAGCATACTCTGCCAAAATGGCACCTGAAACCTGTATCTTAAATCCAGCAAAATATATCTAAAATTTTTGACATTGTTGTAAGCCTGAGTCAAATGATCTCACTTTATTGGCAGTTTCCGTTGTTGTGAGAAATATgtgtgaaacaaaacaaatcacttAAAGCAACTAAAAAAGACTTTCTCTAGCTTAGACTCTGGTAGTTACAAGGCTGTCTTGTAGTACCTAGTGCTTAACTGTAGTTACTAGTTTCAGGTGTGGTTTCGAGTTAGCCAAAGGTGTGAACTCTaccccttcctcacccgagaggccgcccaggtgttggtgcagtctcttgtcatctcaaggcgtgactactgcaactcgctcttggctggtcttcccatgcaggccatcaagcttCTGCAACTCACCCAGAATGCATCAGcatggctcgtcttcaatctccccaagttcagccacgtcaccccattgctgcgctcccttaactggcttcctgtagctgcacgcatcagatttaaaaccccaATGCTTGcttacaaagccaaaaatggaccagccccgaCCTACTTGATGgaaatggtgaaatctcgaacgagcccttcgagcttcaagtacagctcagcttgacccgccatccttcaaggcgtgtggaagacaagcgccaagaatgttctctgtactggcacccaggtggtggaatgaactcccactggctgtctgtacagcagagtctctcactgtcttcaaacacagactgaagacacatcgctttatacagcacttaaatgagcattgaattaagtattgattgcaatatattgtgctgaacttagatattatattttattgtattgcactgtgtattgtagtttactctattgtattgcacagagttctgtgttcaactctgttactttttctctgggtatcaacagtgacatcttgtttctagcagtatctgagctcaggactgtctttctctctaacctattggtaactagcaaagatactttttctagatagacaaagcacttaatgtaagtcgctctggataagagcatctgctaaatgctgtaaatgtaaacgtaaaTTAAACAATCCACTGTGACTGGTCCTCTCCTGAGTCTCAAGGAATTTTAAGTAAGAAGCCAATGCTGAGTCCTAACTGTTGTAGTTGCTGAAGGGCACAGTAGAGGCACATTGAGGGCGCTAGTGGACACCTCTTTGATCACCGGAAAGAAAAATTGGACACCCTATGGCCTCATAGCCTTTGTGAGCATGCACAATTTTGGACTGCAGTACCATAAATCCATCAGTTGGCACTGGCCACTACTTGGCCTTGCCATTGCCCAGTGGGAGAATCCCCAAAAGCATCTTCAGGACCGTTCTTTTAAGGGTGTTAGAGATGACTGCTGACACAACTTCATCACTTTACATTACTAGCTGGCTAGTTAGCATGTTAAATGCTTCACAGCTAAccacaacaaaaaagaaagtcaAGTCAAAAGGCTTTTATTGTTATTCCATCTATGTAGAAgcacacagtggagtgaaattacattccttcaggaacaacacagtgcaacaaggaacaaaaagtacaaagtgcaaatgtGAAGAcgtagtgtgcaaacaaaaagttaagctagaaacaataaataaatacaataaattaaacagacagtagacacagtaaacagacaggatagtgcagcaccaacacagcacacattcccggacatgaggtagtgagaataaggtgcaaagattttaaacatgctttgatctgtgagtcacgctgtcagatgacagacataaacacagcagttactgaggttgaaaaacttgagtaaacagtgttagcagcaatattccagatagtgcaagtaaagcatcaaaagaggagtgtgtgtgtgtgtgtgtgtgtgtgtgagtgtagagtatgcATGTGAGGGGGGCTTTCAGATCAGTCCTTGTGAGATTAAAAACCTGATCACTTAcagaataaagctgttgcagagtctggaaGTGATGGCACGGATGCTCTGGTAcctctgccagacggcagcagtgaaaaaagtgagggatggatggggtcatccacaatgctggtggctttgcgTCTGCAgcatgtggtgtagatgtccttGATGGAGGGGCGAGAGACCCCAATTATCTTCTCaactgtcctcactatacgctgtagggtcttgcagtctgaggcggtgcaatttCTAAACCAGGCGATCTCCACTGTCCCCTTTGTAGAACATGGTGAaaatgggaggggggagatgagccttcttcagtctccaaaggaagtagaggcactgctgggctctcttggctatggagttggtgttgagggaccaggtgaggttctctgtgatgtggacaccgaggaacttggtgctcttgatttccacagcagagccagtgatgttcagtggggggtggtcaccttgcacacttcggaagtcaacaaccatctcctcagttttgtctacattcagagacaggttctTGATTCTGCACCAGTCCATTAGCTGCTGTTAGCTCCTCTCTGTATGACtcatcattcttgctgatcaAACCCTAACCACAGTTgtgtcatcagcgaacttgatgatgtggtttgagctgtactttgcagtccagtcatgagtcagcagagtaaacagcagtggactaAGCACACAGCCCTAAGGGGCATCGGTGCTCAGTATGATtatgctggagatgttattacaTATCCAGACTACTtgaggtctctcagtcaggaaatccaggaccCAGTTATAGAGGGAGGcattcaggcccagcaggctcagttttccaatcagctgctgagagatgatggtgttgaatactgaactgaagtctatgaacagcattctgacagaGGTGTCTTTATTATCCAGGTGAATGAGAGCCAcatggagtgtggtggagatggtgtcgtctgttgagcggttggggcgatatgcaaattgcagtgggtccagtgaaggaggaagctggtctttgaTGTGCCTCATGGCaagcctctcgaagcacttcatgatgatgggagtgagtgcaacgggccggtagtcattgaggcaggacactggagacttctttggcacagggatgatgatggtggacttgaagcaagTTGGAACGAcctcagtgctcagagagatgttgaatatgtccatgagaacatcagccagctgttcgacacattctctgagcactctgcctggtatgctgtcggatcctggtgcttttcttaggttgactctgtgtagagttttgAGTAGGCGTGCTTAGCCTCTTTGATGATAGATGATTGCTATCCAGAGacttgctttgtcccttgacttgaaagccttgtcgTGTGATCTCAGCAGCATgcgcacctctgcagtcatccatggaTTCTTGTTGTGGTGTGTAATGATAAGTTTGGAGACaacatcatcaatgcacttgctgatgtagccagtcactgattctgtgtactcctccaggcTGATGGAGTCACTGGAAGTTGATGCttctctgaacatctcccagtcagtgtgctcaaaacagtctTGAAGAGCAGAGAGTGGCGgccaggttctcacttgcttctCGTCTGGTTTGGCATGTCTGATGAGTGGT
It includes:
- the fgf1b gene encoding fibroblast growth factor 1b; the protein is MRDTLGLLSQGGWTGPDRAQSGPADTMSEGHVTVLNVEQSQPASSPLKRLYCKNEGHHLRVLPSGAVDGSRHHNDVHTVLKVKSVSVGVVVIKGHETGRYLAMDKSGKLYGASTLNDECYFIEKYEENHYNTYRSHKYQQLGDWYMGIKKSGQTKNGSKTHKGQNAVYFLPIPIQ